One part of the uncultured Bacteroides sp. genome encodes these proteins:
- a CDS encoding D-2-hydroxyacid dehydrogenase, which translates to MKIVVLDGYGMNPGDLSWDELKALGDCTIYDRTSAADVVARSKDADVILTNKVEINAEVIAALPELKYIGVTATGYNVVDVEAAKERGIVVTNTPAYSTISVAQMAFAHILNITQNVAHHSNEVKNGRWTNSEDFCFWDTPLTELSGLKLGIVGLGRTGMATARVAFGFGMSVCAYTSKSQLQLPPEIKMMTKDEIFTECDIISLHCPLTEETRELVDAKRLASMKPTAILINTGRGSLINEQDLADALNKGVICAAGLDVLSSEPPCADNPLLTAKNCFITPHIAWATKASRVRLMSIVVENIKAYSAGKPVNNVAK; encoded by the coding sequence ATGAAAATTGTAGTATTAGACGGTTATGGAATGAATCCGGGCGATTTATCGTGGGATGAACTTAAAGCTTTGGGTGATTGTACTATTTATGATCGCACTTCTGCAGCAGATGTTGTTGCTCGTTCCAAAGATGCAGACGTTATATTAACTAATAAAGTTGAGATTAATGCTGAGGTTATTGCTGCTCTTCCAGAGTTGAAATATATTGGCGTAACTGCAACCGGATATAATGTTGTAGATGTTGAAGCAGCAAAAGAACGTGGAATCGTTGTTACCAATACTCCTGCTTACAGCACAATATCTGTTGCTCAGATGGCATTTGCACATATTTTGAATATAACTCAGAATGTGGCACATCATTCTAACGAAGTAAAAAATGGCCGATGGACCAACAGTGAGGATTTCTGCTTCTGGGATACTCCACTTACAGAACTGAGCGGACTAAAACTTGGTATCGTGGGACTTGGACGTACCGGTATGGCTACGGCTCGCGTTGCATTTGGTTTTGGAATGAGTGTTTGTGCTTATACTTCTAAATCACAGCTTCAATTGCCACCGGAAATTAAGATGATGACAAAAGACGAAATTTTCACAGAATGTGATATCATTAGTCTTCATTGTCCGCTAACCGAAGAAACCCGTGAACTTGTTGATGCAAAGCGCTTGGCAAGTATGAAACCAACTGCTATTTTGATTAATACCGGTCGCGGTTCGCTTATCAATGAACAAGACTTGGCTGATGCTTTGAATAAGGGAGTAATTTGTGCTGCCGGATTAGATGTTCTTTCATCTGAACCTCCATGTGCAGATAATCCATTACTTACTGCAAAGAACTGTTTCATCACTCCTCATATAGCATGGGCTACTAAAGCTTCTCGTGTAAGACTGATGAGTATCGTTGTAGAAAATATCAAAGCATACTCAGCTGGTAAACCGGTTAATAATGTAGCAAAATAA
- a CDS encoding replication-associated recombination protein A, whose product MAQPLAERLRPKSLDDYIGQKHLVGEGAILRKMIDAGRISSFILWGPPGVGKTTLAQIIANKLETPFYTLSAVSSGVKDVRDVIEKAKSGRFFSQASPILFIDEIHRFSKSQQDSLLGAVEQGTVTLIGATTENPSFEVIRPLLSRCQLYVLKSLEKEDLLQLIDRAINEDHILKSKNIVVKETDAMLRYSGGDARKLLNILELVIESDTEDPIEITDEKVVDRLQQNPLAYDKDGEMHYDIISAFIKSIRGSDPDGAIYWLARMVEGGEDPAFIARRLVISASEDIGLANPNALLLANACFDTLMKIGWPEGRIPLAETTIYLATSPKSNSAYNAINDALELVRNTGNLPVPLHLRNAPTKLMKQLGYGNDYKYAHNYEGHFVKQQFLPEELKNQSIWHPQPNPAEAKLKEHMVQLWGDRYKE is encoded by the coding sequence ATGGCACAACCATTAGCAGAAAGACTCCGGCCAAAGTCGCTTGATGACTATATTGGCCAGAAACATTTAGTGGGAGAAGGGGCAATCTTGCGTAAGATGATAGACGCAGGACGCATTTCGTCATTTATTCTTTGGGGACCTCCCGGAGTGGGGAAAACTACCCTTGCGCAGATTATAGCCAACAAACTTGAAACGCCTTTTTATACATTAAGTGCAGTCAGTTCGGGCGTAAAAGATGTGCGCGATGTAATTGAAAAAGCAAAAAGCGGTCGTTTCTTTTCGCAAGCCAGTCCTATTCTGTTTATAGATGAAATTCACCGTTTCAGTAAATCACAGCAAGATTCCTTATTAGGAGCAGTAGAGCAGGGAACAGTGACACTTATTGGTGCAACAACAGAAAATCCATCTTTCGAAGTTATTCGTCCGTTACTTTCCCGTTGTCAGCTTTATGTGCTTAAATCATTAGAAAAAGAAGATTTACTTCAGCTTATAGATCGTGCTATAAATGAGGATCATATACTGAAGAGTAAAAATATAGTAGTCAAGGAAACAGATGCCATGCTTCGCTATTCGGGTGGAGATGCACGCAAACTGCTTAATATATTGGAGCTGGTTATCGAGTCGGATACTGAAGATCCAATAGAGATTACCGATGAAAAGGTGGTTGACAGGCTTCAACAAAATCCACTGGCATACGATAAAGACGGAGAAATGCATTATGATATTATTTCCGCTTTTATAAAAAGTATTCGTGGAAGCGATCCCGACGGAGCAATTTATTGGCTGGCCCGCATGGTGGAGGGGGGAGAAGATCCCGCCTTTATAGCCCGCCGATTGGTTATTTCTGCTTCAGAAGATATTGGTCTGGCAAATCCAAATGCATTGCTACTTGCCAATGCCTGCTTTGATACGCTGATGAAAATAGGATGGCCCGAAGGACGCATCCCTTTGGCTGAAACAACTATTTATCTGGCAACAAGTCCCAAAAGTAATTCAGCCTACAACGCCATTAATGATGCACTGGAATTAGTTCGGAATACAGGAAATCTGCCTGTGCCGTTACACCTGCGCAATGCTCCTACAAAGTTGATGAAGCAGTTGGGGTATGGCAATGACTATAAATATGCGCACAATTACGAAGGACATTTTGTAAAACAACAATTTCTTCCCGAGGAATTGAAAAACCAATCAATCTGGCATCCGCAGCCAAATCCGGCGGAGGCTAAACTCAAAGAACACATGGTTCAACTCTGGGGAGATCGTTATAAAGAATAA